The genomic DNA CAGAAGAACGGCGTCGAAGTCGACATCGTCGCGATCGGGCAGAAGGCCGCAACCTTCTTCCGTCGTCTCAAGGTGAACCTGGTCGGTTCGGTCACGCACCTCGGCGAGAATCCTCAGGTCGCCAGCCTGATCGGCATCATCAAGGTGATGCTGGATGGCTTCACCGAGGGCCGCGTCGACCGCGTGTTCCTCTGCTACAACGATTTCGTCAACACGATGACGCAGAAGGCGACAACCGACCGGTTGTTGCCGCTGCCGCCTTCGGACACGCTCGAAACCGCGCACGACTGGGACTATCTGTACGAGCCCGATCCGGCGACCGTCCTCGACAGCGTACTGACGCGCTACGTCGAGTCGCTCGTCTACCAGGGCGCGCTCGAGAATCTGGCTTCCGAACATGCCGCGCGCATGGTCGCCATGAAGTCGGCTTCGGACAACGCAACCAAGCTGATCGGCACCCTGCAGCTCGTCTACAACAAGGCGCGTCAGGCTGCGATCACGCAGGAAATTTCCGAAATCGTCGGCGGCGCTGCCGCGGTCTAAGTGCTGTCTGTAGGAGCGCCACTCGTGGCGCGACCACAAAGAATTCAAATTTGAGGATAGGTCATGAACCAGGGCAAAGTCGTACAGATCATCGGCGCCGTCGTCGACGTCGAATTTCCGCGCAGCGCCGTGCCGAAGATTTACGACGCGCTGAAGGTGCAGAACACCGAGATCACGCTGGAAGTGCAGCAGCAGCTCGGCGACGGCATCGTGCGCACGATCGCGCTCGGTTCCACCGACGGCCTGCGTCGCGGCTTGATCGCCGACAACACCGGCGAAGCGATCAAGGTGCCGGTCGGCGTCAAGACGCTCGGCCGCATCATGGACGTGCTCGGCAATCCGATCGACGAAGCCGGCCCGATCGGCGAGAACGATCGCTGGGTCATCCATCGCGCTGCGCCGAGCTACGAAGATCAGGCGGCCTCGAATGACCTGCTCGAAACCGGCATCAAGGTCATCGACCTGGTGGCCCCGTTCGCGAAGGGCGGCAAGGTCGGCCTGTTCGGCGGCGCTGGCGTCGGCAAGACCGTGAACATGATGGAACTCATCAACAACATCGCCAAGGCGCACTCGGGCCTGTCGGTGTTCGCCGGCGTCGGCGAGCGCACCCGCGAAGGCAACGACTTCTATCACGAGATGAAGGACTCGAACGTCCTCGACAAGGTCGCGATGGTGTACGGCCAGATGAACGAGCCGCCGGGCAATCGCCTGCGCGTCGCGCTGACCGGCCTGACCATGGCCGAGTACTTCCGCGACGAGAAGGACGCGTCCGGCAAGGGCAAGGACGTGCTGCTGTTCATCGACAACATCTACCGCTACACGCTGGCCGGTACCGAAGTCTCGGCGCTGCTCGGCCGCATGCCGTCCGCCGTGGGTTACCAGCCGACCCTCGCGGCCGAGATGGGCGCCCTGCAGGAACGCATCACCTCGACCAAGACCGGCTCGATCACCTCGATCCAGGCCGTGTATGTGCCCGCGGACGATCTGACCGACCCGTCGCCGGCGACCACGTTCGCCCATCTCGATGCCACCGTCGTGCTGTCGCGAAACATCGCCTCGCTCGGCATCTATCCGGCGGTCGATCCGCTCGATTCGACCTCGCGCCAGCTCGATCCGCTGGTCGTCGGTGTCGAACACTACGAGACCGCGCGCAAGGTGCAGTCGACCCTGCAGCGCTACAAGGAACTCAAGGACATCATCGCCATCCTCGGCATGGACGAGTTGTCGGAAGAAGACAAGCAGACCGTGTCGCGCGCGCGCAAGGTCGAGCGCTTCTTCTCGCAGCCGTTCCACGTCGCCGAAGTGTTCACCGGTTCGCCCGGCAAGTACGTGTCGCTGAAGGAAACCATCCGCGGCTTCAAGATGATCGTCGAAGGCGGCGCCGACGCGCTCCCGGAACAGGCCTTCTACATGGTCGGCGGCATCGACGAAGCCTTCGAGAAGGCCCGCAAGATGGGTGTCGCGGTTTAATCACCGCGCATCGGGAGAATCCATATGTCCACGATCCGTTGCGACATCGTCAGTGCCGAGGAAGAGATCTTCCACGGCACCGTGACGATGGTCGTTGCCACCGGCGAGATGGGCGAGCTCGGCATCGCGCCGCGCCATGCGCCCCTGATCACCCGCCTCAAGCCGGGCCAGGTGCGCGTCATTCTCGAAAATGGCGACGAACAGTTCTTCTACGTTTCCGGCGGCATTCTCGAAGTGCAACCGCAGGTCGTGACCGTGCTGGCCGACACCGCGATCCGCGCCAAGGATCTTGATGAAGCAGCGGCCAGCAAGGCCAAGTCCGAGGCCGAGAGACTGCTGGCCAACCGCACCGACGCGATGGAAATCGCCGAGGCGCAAGCCCAGCTCGCCCAGGCCGTCGCCCAGCTGCAGGCCCTCGAACGCCTGCGCAAGAACCTCAAACACTGAGTTCAACACTGTCCCCACAGGACGCGCCGACGCCGACCCACAAGGTCGGCGTTGTCGTTTGTGGGGTTGGAGAAACCGGGCGCGCTAGAATGCGCGTCTTGAACTCGCCTGGAGCAGGACATGACGGACGCCGAGAAGATCTACGACTTCTGCGACGAGATGTGGGAGCGCCAGATCATTCCGCAGCTCACCGAGTACATCAAGATTCCGGCGAAGTCGCCGGCGTTCGACGCGGCCTGGGAAGACCACGGCTACATGCGGGCCGCGATGGACCTGATCGAGACCTGGGTGCGCGCGCAGCCGGTCACCGGCAT from Lysobacterales bacterium includes the following:
- the atpG gene encoding F0F1 ATP synthase subunit gamma, with amino-acid sequence MAGTKEIRTKIKSVQNTRKVTRALEMVSASKIRRAQDKMRASRPYARLMRQMIGHIAKANGDYKHPFMKDRATIKRVGYVVISTDRGLCGGLNSNLFRKMLAEIREHQKNGVEVDIVAIGQKAATFFRRLKVNLVGSVTHLGENPQVASLIGIIKVMLDGFTEGRVDRVFLCYNDFVNTMTQKATTDRLLPLPPSDTLETAHDWDYLYEPDPATVLDSVLTRYVESLVYQGALENLASEHAARMVAMKSASDNATKLIGTLQLVYNKARQAAITQEISEIVGGAAAV
- a CDS encoding F0F1 ATP synthase subunit epsilon; protein product: MSTIRCDIVSAEEEIFHGTVTMVVATGEMGELGIAPRHAPLITRLKPGQVRVILENGDEQFFYVSGGILEVQPQVVTVLADTAIRAKDLDEAAASKAKSEAERLLANRTDAMEIAEAQAQLAQAVAQLQALERLRKNLKH
- the atpD gene encoding F0F1 ATP synthase subunit beta, giving the protein MNQGKVVQIIGAVVDVEFPRSAVPKIYDALKVQNTEITLEVQQQLGDGIVRTIALGSTDGLRRGLIADNTGEAIKVPVGVKTLGRIMDVLGNPIDEAGPIGENDRWVIHRAAPSYEDQAASNDLLETGIKVIDLVAPFAKGGKVGLFGGAGVGKTVNMMELINNIAKAHSGLSVFAGVGERTREGNDFYHEMKDSNVLDKVAMVYGQMNEPPGNRLRVALTGLTMAEYFRDEKDASGKGKDVLLFIDNIYRYTLAGTEVSALLGRMPSAVGYQPTLAAEMGALQERITSTKTGSITSIQAVYVPADDLTDPSPATTFAHLDATVVLSRNIASLGIYPAVDPLDSTSRQLDPLVVGVEHYETARKVQSTLQRYKELKDIIAILGMDELSEEDKQTVSRARKVERFFSQPFHVAEVFTGSPGKYVSLKETIRGFKMIVEGGADALPEQAFYMVGGIDEAFEKARKMGVAV